In Kitasatospora sp. NA04385, a single genomic region encodes these proteins:
- a CDS encoding sensor histidine kinase → MGLTCPFALVAVPVGWAGSALAYSWSAGTTAAWPLRALAVFGETLLVAVWVAVAVWTVHPFTSRALAGAARRCAGRWLGLESAVVYREPKPVTRMATGFWWDGQEYHRSEREARRRARVHARFHDPQLHWDGVWVLAASVTVLPVAALPLLALVLGALLAADRPVSGAVLCAAGLAAAPFAWRVLGPVGRWLLGPVTSTRLGWRVAELEEIRADLTQTQAAELERIERGLHDGAQARLVALGMSMGAAEHLVDSNPEAAKRLLAEARANSAGALAELRALVRGINPPVLVERGLVDAVRALALDAVVEVDVVSRVPARPERPVEAALYFSVAELLTNAVKHAHADRVGVELSYAGRTLTASVSDDGIGGATAAPGSGLDGVRRRMAAFGGRLEIDSPTGGPTRVTVAVPCELS, encoded by the coding sequence GTGGGGCTGACCTGCCCGTTCGCGCTGGTGGCGGTGCCGGTGGGGTGGGCGGGGTCGGCGCTGGCGTACTCGTGGTCGGCGGGGACGACGGCGGCGTGGCCGCTGCGGGCGCTGGCGGTGTTCGGGGAGACGCTGCTGGTGGCGGTGTGGGTGGCGGTCGCGGTGTGGACGGTGCACCCGTTCACCAGCCGGGCGCTGGCGGGGGCGGCCCGGCGGTGCGCGGGGCGCTGGCTGGGGCTGGAGTCGGCAGTGGTGTACCGGGAGCCGAAGCCGGTGACCAGGATGGCGACCGGCTTCTGGTGGGACGGGCAGGAGTACCACCGCTCGGAGCGGGAGGCCCGGCGCCGGGCCCGGGTGCACGCCAGGTTCCACGACCCGCAGCTGCACTGGGACGGGGTGTGGGTGCTGGCGGCGTCGGTCACCGTGCTGCCGGTCGCGGCGCTGCCGCTGCTGGCGCTGGTGCTCGGCGCGCTGCTGGCGGCGGACCGGCCGGTGTCCGGGGCGGTGCTGTGCGCGGCGGGGCTGGCGGCGGCGCCGTTCGCCTGGCGGGTGCTCGGGCCGGTCGGACGGTGGCTGCTGGGGCCGGTGACGTCGACCCGGCTGGGCTGGCGGGTGGCCGAACTGGAGGAGATCCGGGCGGACTTGACGCAGACCCAGGCCGCCGAGCTGGAGCGGATCGAGCGCGGCCTGCACGACGGCGCGCAGGCCCGGCTGGTGGCGCTGGGCATGTCGATGGGCGCCGCCGAGCACCTGGTGGACAGCAACCCGGAGGCGGCCAAGCGGCTGCTCGCCGAGGCCCGGGCCAACTCCGCCGGGGCGCTGGCCGAACTGCGGGCGCTGGTGCGCGGCATCAACCCGCCGGTGCTGGTCGAACGCGGCCTGGTCGACGCCGTCCGGGCGCTGGCGCTGGACGCGGTGGTCGAGGTCGACGTGGTCAGCCGGGTGCCGGCCCGGCCCGAGCGGCCGGTCGAGGCGGCGCTGTACTTCTCGGTCGCCGAGTTGCTCACCAACGCCGTGAAGCACGCGCACGCCGACCGGGTGGGCGTCGAACTGTCGTACGCCGGACGGACGCTCACTGCTAGCGTGAGCGACGACGGGATCGGCGGGGCCACCGCGGCTCCCGGCTCCGGACTGGACGGCGTGCGGCGCCGGATGGCGGCCTTCGGCGGACGTCTGGAGATCGACAGCCCCACCGGGGGACCGACTCGCGTCACTGTGGCGGTACCGTGCGAATTGTCGTAG
- a CDS encoding DUF397 domain-containing protein yields the protein MDRDHDLSGAEFRSSSYSNNGGQCIQPATNLHAAHGIVPVRDSKDQGGPVLVFPAAAWAAFCAATAAGEFGEI from the coding sequence ATGGATCGTGACCACGACCTGAGCGGCGCGGAGTTCCGCAGCTCCAGCTACAGCAACAACGGCGGTCAGTGCATCCAGCCGGCGACGAACCTGCACGCGGCCCACGGCATCGTGCCGGTGCGCGACTCGAAGGACCAGGGCGGGCCGGTGCTGGTCTTCCCGGCGGCAGCCTGGGCCGCCTTCTGCGCCGCCACCGCCGCCGGTGAGTTCGGCGAGATCTGA
- a CDS encoding SDR family oxidoreductase, with amino-acid sequence MSETKTALVTGANKGIGYEIAAGLGRLGYRVGVGARDAARREAAVDRLRADGADAFGVPLDVTDDRSVAAAAALLERQAGRLDALVNNAGVSGEMGPGWLQDPTVLDLEVVRAVVDTNVLGVVRVTNAMLPLLRRSASPRIVNVSSSVGSLARQADPDTEVGPVMAAYAPSKSFLNALTLQYARQLAGTGILVNAACPGLVATDFTGFHGPRTPAEGAATPIRLATLPDGGPSGGFFEDAGVVPW; translated from the coding sequence ATGAGCGAAACGAAGACCGCGCTGGTGACCGGCGCGAACAAGGGCATCGGCTACGAGATCGCGGCCGGACTGGGCCGCCTCGGCTACCGCGTCGGCGTGGGCGCCCGCGACGCGGCCCGGCGCGAGGCCGCCGTCGACCGGCTGCGCGCCGACGGCGCGGACGCGTTCGGGGTGCCGCTGGACGTGACCGACGACCGCAGCGTCGCCGCCGCCGCGGCCCTGCTCGAACGGCAGGCCGGACGGCTGGACGCCCTGGTCAACAACGCGGGCGTGTCGGGCGAGATGGGCCCGGGATGGTTGCAGGACCCGACCGTGCTGGACCTGGAGGTGGTGCGCGCCGTCGTGGACACCAACGTCCTGGGCGTGGTCCGGGTGACCAACGCGATGCTGCCGCTGCTGCGGCGCTCCGCCTCCCCCCGGATCGTCAACGTCTCCAGCAGCGTCGGCTCCCTGGCCCGGCAGGCGGACCCGGACACCGAGGTCGGCCCCGTCATGGCGGCCTACGCGCCGTCGAAGTCCTTCCTCAACGCCCTCACCCTGCAGTACGCCCGGCAGCTCGCCGGGACCGGCATCCTCGTCAACGCCGCCTGCCCGGGCCTGGTCGCGACCGACTTCACCGGCTTCCACGGCCCCCGCACCCCCGCCGAGGGCGCGGCCACCCCGATCCGGCTCGCCACCCTCCCGGACGGCGGCCCGAGCGGCGGCTTCTTCGAGGACGCCGGCGTCGTCCCCTGGTGA
- a CDS encoding helix-turn-helix transcriptional regulator: protein MRRTELDPSSSPAAAFGLQLRRSREIRNLSQVQLGDLMGYSDTLISCIERATRSPTADFAARADEALATGGTLGLMWWSLKNQSLLEGFPEYAAEEAKAVEIRLFELGIVPGLLQTSAYARAVAQAAVKRGAITQAQADERMDFLAARQRLFDQSKPPLLHVVLDESCIRRPIGGREVMAAQLDHLVELSDRPNVTLQLAPYSLGEIVPFYMSVTLLTMADRSVLAYTESQHRGILTREIETVRPWERDYHRLQVEAHGTSASVAKISRLRKEDHGP from the coding sequence ATGCGTCGTACGGAACTTGACCCCTCGTCATCTCCCGCTGCTGCTTTCGGCCTACAGCTCCGCAGGTCGCGGGAGATACGGAACCTGTCCCAGGTGCAGCTCGGCGACCTCATGGGGTACAGCGACACCCTCATCTCGTGCATCGAAAGAGCTACCCGCAGTCCCACCGCTGACTTCGCGGCCCGGGCCGACGAGGCGCTGGCCACCGGCGGGACGCTGGGGCTGATGTGGTGGAGCCTCAAGAACCAGAGCCTGCTGGAGGGCTTCCCCGAGTACGCGGCGGAGGAAGCGAAGGCGGTGGAGATCCGCCTGTTCGAACTGGGCATCGTCCCGGGGCTGCTACAGACCTCGGCCTACGCGCGGGCGGTGGCTCAGGCCGCTGTGAAGCGCGGCGCGATCACCCAGGCGCAGGCGGACGAGCGGATGGACTTCCTCGCGGCCCGCCAACGCCTGTTCGACCAGTCGAAGCCGCCGCTGCTGCACGTCGTCCTGGACGAGAGCTGCATCAGGCGTCCGATCGGCGGCCGGGAGGTGATGGCGGCTCAACTCGACCATCTCGTGGAGCTGTCGGACCGACCGAACGTCACCCTGCAGCTCGCCCCGTACAGCCTGGGAGAGATTGTGCCGTTCTACATGTCGGTGACCCTGCTGACCATGGCCGATCGATCCGTACTCGCGTACACGGAATCCCAGCACCGGGGCATCCTCACGCGTGAAATCGAGACCGTCCGACCGTGGGAGAGGGACTACCATCGGCTCCAGGTGGAAGCCCACGGCACGTCGGCTTCCGTGGCGAAGATCAGCAGGCTTCGGAAGGAAGACCATGGACCGTGA
- a CDS encoding LysR family transcriptional regulator, protein MDTVETRELAYFVAVAEELHFGRAAERLGMAQPPLSRAIQQLERRLRVRLLERNRRGVRLTGAGEVLLREGRAALDAAAAAVRRTRRAGGADGPGGPGGRLVLAVKAAASHELLRKLLDAHAAEPGGAEVEVLLCGMCEQEELLRDGRADAALMHTPWNSLAGFDSEPLVTEGQVALLPAGHPLAARASLSLADIGDVPDLPLARWPSHGVYAPGPGPEIRDQTQLAQLIALGRTVAVVPDSARSWLWAEHAAVPLTDAPLVVTHLAWPAHSRSLALAGLVRTATRL, encoded by the coding sequence GTGGACACCGTGGAGACCCGCGAGTTGGCGTACTTCGTGGCCGTGGCCGAGGAGTTGCACTTCGGACGCGCCGCCGAGCGGCTCGGGATGGCCCAGCCGCCGCTGTCCCGGGCCATCCAGCAGCTCGAACGGCGGCTGCGGGTACGCCTGTTGGAGCGCAACCGCCGCGGTGTCCGGCTGACCGGCGCCGGGGAGGTGCTGCTCCGGGAGGGCCGGGCGGCCCTCGACGCGGCGGCCGCCGCCGTCCGCCGCACCCGGCGGGCCGGGGGCGCCGACGGCCCGGGCGGCCCCGGCGGGCGGCTGGTGCTCGCGGTGAAGGCGGCCGCCTCGCACGAACTGCTGCGCAAGCTCCTCGACGCCCACGCGGCCGAACCCGGCGGCGCCGAGGTCGAGGTGCTGCTGTGCGGCATGTGCGAGCAGGAGGAACTGCTGCGCGACGGGCGCGCCGACGCCGCGCTCATGCACACGCCGTGGAACTCCCTGGCCGGATTCGACAGCGAGCCACTGGTCACCGAGGGGCAGGTCGCCCTGCTGCCGGCCGGGCACCCGCTGGCCGCCCGCGCGAGCCTGTCGCTGGCCGACATCGGGGACGTCCCCGACCTGCCGCTGGCCCGCTGGCCCTCCCACGGCGTCTACGCCCCCGGCCCGGGCCCGGAGATCCGCGACCAGACCCAGCTGGCCCAACTGATCGCCCTGGGACGCACGGTGGCGGTCGTCCCCGACTCCGCCCGCTCCTGGCTCTGGGCCGAGCACGCGGCCGTCCCGCTGACCGACGCGCCCCTCGTCGTGACCCACCTCGCCTGGCCCGCGCACAGCCGCTCCCTCGCCCTGGCCGGCCTGGTCCGCACGGCCACCCGGCTGTGA
- the pntB gene encoding Re/Si-specific NAD(P)(+) transhydrogenase subunit beta: MTSLTAAHAADLVAALLFILSLAGLSQHRTSRAGVVYGIAGMALALTATIVVASRSISAGAVALILLAMVLGAAIGLWRARRVEMTQMPELIAVLHSFVGLAAVLVGWNSYLEVERHGDAQTAVTADLLTIHHAEVFIGIFIGAVTFTGSIVAYLKLSAKIASRPLVLPGKNALNLGALGAFVALTAWFTVAPSLGLVVAVTVLALLLGWHLVASIGGGDMPVVVSMLNSYSGWAAAAAGFLLDNNLLIVTGALVGSSGAYLSYIMCKAMNRSFLSVIAGGFGIEAPASGDAEQGEHHEVSARETAELLAAAKSVIITPGYGMAVAQAQHPVADLTRRLRERGVEVRFGVHPVAGRLPGHMNVLLAEAKVPYDIVLEMDEINDDFAETSVVLVIGANDTVNPAALDDPASPIAGMPVLKVWEAERVVVFKRSMASGYAGVQNPLFFRDNTSMLFGDAKQSVDQILQSLATLDPALT; this comes from the coding sequence ATGACGTCCCTCACCGCCGCGCACGCCGCGGACCTGGTCGCCGCCCTGCTGTTCATCCTCAGCCTGGCCGGGCTCTCCCAGCACCGCACCTCCCGGGCCGGTGTCGTCTACGGCATCGCCGGGATGGCCCTCGCCCTGACCGCCACGATCGTGGTCGCCTCCCGCTCGATCAGCGCGGGCGCCGTCGCGCTGATCCTGCTCGCGATGGTGCTCGGCGCCGCGATCGGCCTGTGGCGGGCCCGCCGGGTCGAGATGACCCAGATGCCGGAGCTGATCGCCGTCCTGCACAGCTTCGTCGGCCTGGCCGCCGTCCTGGTCGGCTGGAACAGCTACCTGGAGGTGGAGCGGCACGGCGACGCCCAGACCGCCGTCACCGCCGACCTGCTGACCATCCACCACGCCGAGGTGTTCATCGGCATCTTCATCGGCGCGGTCACCTTCACCGGCTCGATCGTCGCCTACCTGAAGCTCTCCGCCAAGATCGCCTCCCGGCCGCTCGTGCTGCCCGGCAAGAACGCGCTCAACCTGGGCGCGCTCGGCGCCTTCGTCGCGCTCACCGCCTGGTTCACCGTCGCGCCCTCGCTGGGCCTGGTGGTCGCCGTCACGGTGCTGGCCCTGCTGCTCGGCTGGCACCTGGTCGCCTCGATCGGCGGCGGCGACATGCCGGTGGTGGTCTCCATGCTCAACAGCTACTCCGGCTGGGCGGCGGCCGCCGCGGGCTTCCTGCTCGACAACAACCTGCTGATCGTCACCGGCGCGCTGGTCGGCTCCTCCGGCGCCTACCTCTCGTACATCATGTGCAAGGCGATGAACCGCTCCTTCCTGTCCGTCATCGCGGGCGGCTTCGGCATCGAGGCCCCGGCGAGCGGCGACGCCGAACAGGGCGAGCACCACGAGGTCAGCGCCCGGGAGACCGCCGAACTGCTGGCCGCCGCCAAGTCCGTCATCATCACCCCCGGCTACGGCATGGCCGTCGCCCAGGCCCAGCACCCCGTCGCCGACCTGACCCGCCGGCTGCGCGAACGCGGCGTCGAGGTCCGCTTCGGCGTGCACCCGGTGGCCGGGCGCCTCCCCGGGCACATGAACGTCCTGCTCGCCGAGGCCAAGGTCCCCTACGACATCGTGCTCGAAATGGACGAGATCAACGACGACTTCGCCGAGACCTCCGTCGTCCTGGTCATCGGCGCCAACGACACCGTCAACCCCGCCGCCCTCGACGACCCCGCCAGCCCCATCGCCGGCATGCCCGTCCTCAAGGTCTGGGAGGCCGAACGCGTCGTCGTCTTCAAGCGCTCCATGGCCTCCGGCTACGCGGGCGTCCAGAACCCGCTGTTCTTCCGCGACAACACCAGCATGCTCTTCGGCGACGCCAAGCAGAGCGTCGACCAGATCCTCCAGTCCCTCGCCACCCTCGACCCGGCCCTGACCTGA
- a CDS encoding DUF397 domain-containing protein: MDRDHDLSRAEFRSSSYSANGGQCIQPATNLYAARGIVPVRDSKDQGGPVLVFPAAAWAAFCAATAAGEFGEI; this comes from the coding sequence ATGGACCGTGACCACGACCTGAGCCGTGCGGAGTTCCGCAGCTCCAGCTACAGCGCCAACGGCGGTCAGTGCATCCAGCCGGCGACGAACCTGTACGCGGCGCGCGGCATCGTGCCGGTGCGTGACTCGAAGGACCAGGGCGGGCCGGTGCTGGTCTTCCCGGCGGCGGCCTGGGCCGCCTTCTGCGCCGCCACCGCCGCCGGTGAGTTCGGCGAGATCTGA
- a CDS encoding DUF397 domain-containing protein, translating into MDRDHDLSGAEFRSSSYSDNGGQCIQPATNLHAAHGIVPVRDSKDQGGPVLVFPAAAWAAFCAATAAGEFGEI; encoded by the coding sequence ATGGACCGTGACCACGACCTGAGCGGTGCGGAGTTCCGCAGCTCCAGCTACAGCGACAACGGCGGTCAGTGCATCCAGCCGGCGACGAACCTGCACGCGGCCCACGGCATCGTGCCGGTGCGTGACTCGAAGGACCAGGGCGGGCCGGTGCTGGTCTTCCCGGCGGCAGCCTGGGCCGCTTTTTGCGCCGCCACCGCCGCCGGTGAGTTCGGCGAGATCTGA
- a CDS encoding DUF1330 domain-containing protein yields MTAYALAQIHSVEFGPDIVEYLERIDATLDPFGGRFIVHGGRSETVEGSWGQGGTIVIEFPDHERARAWWDSPAYREILPLRTRHMTADIVLVEGVPSGYRGADSLGH; encoded by the coding sequence ATGACCGCCTACGCGCTGGCCCAGATCCACTCGGTCGAGTTCGGCCCCGACATCGTCGAGTACCTGGAGCGGATCGACGCCACCCTCGACCCCTTCGGCGGCCGGTTCATCGTCCACGGCGGCAGGTCCGAGACCGTGGAGGGGAGTTGGGGGCAGGGCGGCACGATCGTCATCGAGTTCCCCGACCACGAGCGGGCCCGCGCCTGGTGGGACTCCCCCGCCTACCGGGAGATCCTGCCGCTGCGCACCCGGCACATGACCGCCGACATCGTCCTCGTCGAGGGCGTGCCGTCCGGCTACCGCGGCGCGGACTCGCTCGGCCACTGA